From the genome of Sporomusa sphaeroides DSM 2875:
TCCCGCTTTGAATAAAAAGCTTTCAGCAGAGGAAAAGAATTCTGACCGGATGAATATGTTGCAGCTGGTGAAAGCGGTAAAGCTGAAAAAGGAAACACCATCCTACAAATATATGGAAATCACTTTGGATAGCATACAACTAAGTGATGCTGTCAGCGCAGACGCCAAACTAAAAAATCCGCAGGATAAGGAACTGTTGAGCAGGGCTGCGATAGTACGGCTGGGGCTGTTAGCTGTCGGCGATATAAAATATACTATCAAAGTCGATAAAGCGACTAAGCTGGTACAAGAAATAGATATGGATTTGACAGAGCCGGTTCGCAAAGGAGCAGGATTGTTTATGGATTTAATTAACCCCAAGGACCGGGCTTTAGTCGAAGATTTTTTAACAAACTCGACGTTGAAGCTGCAGGTAGTTTACTCGCAGTATAATCAGGTAGCTCCGATAGAGATTCCTCAGGATGTGCGAGACAACGCAAAAGAACCTGAACCGGCAGACAAGGCTACTCCTGCCAAAAGTGAACACATACTACTATGATTTATCAAGAAATCCGTA
Proteins encoded in this window:
- a CDS encoding DUF6612 family protein — encoded protein: MGEFDSMVGFLRKLNWRGALVWGLLLVVVNSSAVFAAEKLSPEKAYLSDVYKNMMDVTGLHYDVTVTAETPMGEVEAAINGEAREKPLSLTHDINICYRDALNQEKTLTLKQYIEQNQDDLVVYSLSNETWTKQIRPIDPALNKKLSAEEKNSDRMNMLQLVKAVKLKKETPSYKYMEITLDSIQLSDAVSADAKLKNPQDKELLSRAAIVRLGLLAVGDIKYTIKVDKATKLVQEIDMDLTEPVRKGAGLFMDLINPKDRALVEDFLTNSTLKLQVVYSQYNQVAPIEIPQDVRDNAKEPEPADKATPAKSEHILL